In the genome of Juglans microcarpa x Juglans regia isolate MS1-56 chromosome 6S, Jm3101_v1.0, whole genome shotgun sequence, the window ATTGGATGTTATTGATACTGagatagtttaaattttttaagacgAGCAGTTCTAGATTTATGTTAGAAGGTTGGACGTTATTGATACTCtgtgaatttaatttttcttggatGCAGTTAAACATTTATGATAGAAGGTTAAAGATGTAGTCATCGGATTGTGTgcatgaatattttgaaaacggGAAATTGATCATTACAATTacaaaaactattacaaattacCCCTTGATATTATGGATCATATTTTCCATCTTCTGTAGATAGAACATGTCTAGGAAATGGAAATTTGATAAACTAAAATAGTCActacttacatgaaaaaaatacaaatattatgttGTTAGTCTACTGTTGGGAATAGAATTGTCATTGATGTTCAATAAGATATGCTTGAAGTTGATGATGTGCCGACATGTCTTTAATTTGATGATGACACTGGATGAAGTCCATAAGCTCGGTTGTACGATTGCGCGACAGTTTTGGGActtcatcatcaagttgatcATACTCAATGTTCGGGACTAGATTATCATCATGCTCGTTTTCAATGATCATGTTATGTAAAATAACACAtactttcattatatttgtaagATATTTGATCTTAAACATTCGTGAAGGTCCATGAAGGATAGCAAATCGTTGTTGAAGGACCCCAAATGCATGCTCTACATCATTTCGTGCTGATTCTTGTACTGCTGTAAAATGTTTCTTCTTATTCCCTCGTGGAGATGGAATTGTCTTCACAAAAGTTGACCACTTTGGATAAATGCCATTAGCAAGGTAGTACCCCATTGTGTACTCATTGCCATTGACTGAGTAATCTACTGAAGGAGCACGGCCTTGTGCCAGTTccgtaaaaataaaatatatctctaGCACATTGATATCGTTATGCCAACCAAGCAaaccaaaaaatgcatgttaTTTCCAAAGATCATACAAAGCAATCgtttctaaaataattattggttCACGACAGTGGCCAGAGTATATACATTTCCATGTAGCGGGACAGTTTTTTCACTTcatgcatgcaatcaatgcttTCGAGCATCCCGGGGAATCCACATTATTCACCAACTACAAACAATCGAGCAATATCATTAATGTTTGGAGACCGCAaatattcattagaaaaaataacaacGACTATCTTCACGAATTTTTTTAGGCTCTCCATTGCAGTGCTTTTTCCAATTTGTATATATTCATACATAAAATCAGTAGTTACTCAATACGCAAGCATTCTAATGGCAACAgttattttttgtatagaagATAAACCAAGTCTTCCGACATTATCTCTTTTTTGGATGAAGTAGGGCTTGTAAGCCTCAACCTCATTAAGAATACAAAGAAATAGCGGACAACTTATACGAAATCTCTTTCAAAAAAGATTCGAGGGATGTACTGGCTGTTcatgcccttgaatatgatcacgtTGAATATACTTACGACGCTTCTGATTGCGACCACACTGGGATGTTgatccatcatcatcattaagaACAATCTCTAACTCATTTTCAAAGGATAAGTTAAGCAACAACTTGCGGAAGAACGAACGAGCCATTTGATGAAGTGAGTAGGAGATAAAGTCAAcaattggaaatttataagatgaaatAGGGGTTAGGTTCAGAAAAATGTGAGAATGTGATTGTAACCAAAATgcctatttataaatttaaaaaaaaaaagttaccgttacaATAGGATgaaaaaatgttaccgttagaaagaagacaaaaaatattaccgttgtagagaagacaaaataaattactgttgaagagaagacaaaaaatttaatttttgaaaagaataggaaaaagacaaaaaaaagtagtagttaagaatgtaaatagaaatgagagaaaaaagtaataaagaataaataagaaaaaattattttaataggaTATGGAaaactcagtattttaataGCAAACTTAGTATTTTAACGAGGTTCAGCCTCACTGTCTACGTCCTCGCCTCTAGTTACCACTTGAGTATTCCCAAATTCACTATCCAATCTATTTCAGGTGGATATAGAAACCTATTACACATATGAGTAATATAACTACAAAGAATCATTGTAGAACACCTTCTACACTTACAATTGCCTTACATGTAGTGATTCAACATCTATTCCCTGTGTAGAACACCTTTTACACTTGCAATCACCTTACAAATCGGACCGAACCCACCAGTTCGATtcaacaaattttcaaattttttattacacCTCCGATAAAGGattaatgcatgcatatttCAAGCCTAATTCTCTTATCGATGATCTGGGACGCTATAAATCCTTTCACCAACCCCCATTtccagaaaatataaataaataaataaataaccatggGGCTatctagttatatatatatctactctattataataagtgtcTATCTAACTgtgaacaataatttttttcttgttttaccgttaattttcttgtttatcGTTAAGTCTCAGTTAAGCCCCCGTTTGTGGTCATTTGTATTGTTTGTGTCCGTTTGTATTCCAATAGAATAACTGTGAACAGTGATTCTCAGAAATTTCgatcggttttttttttcacaagagTTAAACACtactaatttttaattttcaatttttttatttaattattatctaatcattattcaagttcaaaatcaaatacaattttttcaatcttccaaacaaaatataaaaaacaatacaactttatcaaattttaaaacaaaaatcatattataaaataattttcaaatacttttttaatatttatattcaaatttttatctcttatttcttaaaatctaataaaaatatatatttataaattatcttattcaGGCTATGAAGGGATACAATTGTCTTTTCATATACATTATAATAGCCaaacattataataatttacAGTTTGAAAAAAACATAGTTCCATTTActctcctttttctcttttgtgaaTATTATCCATGCATTGGAATGGTAGTTgcaaacagaaaaagaaaatatattagaaattatttatgaaaatttaactaatattaagtAGAAGATTCGCCAAATTTGAGCTAGATTTTAATCACATGGCTAATTTGCAGATCATTATTTCACCAATGTCATTAGTTAATTGGTTAATTAGATCATATACATAcggtatgaaaaaagaaaacaaggcGCATGAGGAGTTGTTTTCTGGGGAAAGATTAGTTGGTTGTTGAAACAATGCTTAGAAACTAAGAAACCTATTGCATGCTTAGGATAGAAATAACAAGATCATTTAATAgggataaaatttataatcacATGAGGCAGCCAAATGGCTAGGCAGTGTAATAGCCATGTTCAAAGTTTGAACACCAAGAGAGACATCTTTTGTAGGAACCCAAGAGGCATTAAACTGTGTTTAAGAAAACTCTTCTATTACTTTCAGTGCAATGGTGCTATggtttgaaaagtgaatgattcATTCTATTACAAATAACCTTTCTATTACAAGCAGTGCAGTAGTGCTACGGTTTTAAGGAAGATTGAAAAGTGAGTCTAACTTGCCTTTTGTGTGTTTATAGTATAAGTCTATCTATGTATTAcatatgtttgtttatttttctaagaaatGAAGTAACTGATACCATAAAACCtagaaattcataaaatttattaaaaaacctaTCAGAAAATTCAATTCAGAAAACTTATTTGTGCAACTGCATATTCAGTTtatcttctatttctttcaatttctttAACGCTATGTTTCTCTCAAATCAGGTGTGGCGAGGTAGTGCAGTGGTTATAAGGTTTGAAGGAACATTGAAAAGGTCAGTCTAACTACCTTTTGTGtgtttctaatatatatatagtctatctATACAGTACACgtatttgtttatatttctaaaaaatgaaGCAAGTAATACCATAAAACTTAGACATCCATACAAGTTattaaaaaacttacaaaaaaaactcaaaaacaaataaaacctaaTCCCTATAGTCAaacaataataagaagaagaaaaatgttgcagagattattagaaaattaagcCCTAAAACTGAGCAAAAAAGAATTCAGAAAGTACCTTGAGAAGGGGGCCATTCTATAGTGATTACCAGAAACAACAGAAATCAAAGCTCATTAATTTATGTACAGATTcataatagaagaaaaaaatagaaataaatctgCACAGCTCacaaacaaacaatattaaCGTCTCAACACAATAACATCTCAGACAATAACATTTCACAATTTGACgtaataacaaatataatatatgaagatGTGTTCAGATGTATAGGGAAAAAAAGCAGAAatcaacattcattcatttatgtacagattcacaaaagaaaaaaaatggaaaaaaaaattgcagctTCAGAAAGAAACAATATTAACATCTCACACAATAACATCacagattttgaaatttgagataATAACAAACCTAATATGTAAACATGTTAATAAGTGGTTGATGCAACAGTGTGTTTCAGTGtgcatgttatatataataacatgttataACATTGTGTAATAACAAACCTAATGTGTCCTAACAACAAACCctcttttatatttgtttttcctttgtgTCCTTTGAGATAATAACAAACCTAATAtgtaaatatgtaaatattgtTAACAAACCAAATAGGAATAAAAAAAGGCAACAGAAAAATAgacaacaaacaaaataaataaaagatagcgcatattgtaataaaaaaaaaaaaagatagaatcacaaaaaaaaaaaatccaccaattCCTTCATCTACATCCAAACACACCATAgaagggaaaacaaaaaaaaaaatgaaacaatagAAAGcgaaagcaaaaaagaaatttgcaGATCaacgaaaaagtaaaaaagaaaaattaaaaccactCAGATCTGGACACCATTTCTTCAAATACATGAAGACCTGTTcagatctatatgaaaaagaaaccacaaataaaataatatacacatcaattatagcataatatatgcattaactataGTAATATACATGCTAAAGAAATTTGATATAAGTGTACAGAAGAAAGCAATatacatttttaatattaattgtatTGTGATATAACTACagatttatacaaaatttacaaagtGCGCAAATGCAAACCTCAAACCAAATAGGTAAAATTCGCTGGATAAAccaaatatattagaaaatcataaacacaaacaataaaaagatGCAAATATCAATACAAAAGACAAATATGAAATCATATAAGCAACTtcatatttaaacaaattgagaAGGTTAAGAGATACCAACCTGAAACCGAAAAGCCCAAACCACTTAGTCATCactgatataaaaaaaatatgcacaaaaagcaaacaacaacaataaaccAAATATGTCGTACAATAGACTTGAAGAAGAACTGCacaaccaacaacaacaaaaagagaaaaatgagaaaagaaacagaataacaaaagaaatttgTAGTCCAACACATTTGAATCATAGGTGCTCAGGTTTAGagcaaaagtttaaaaaattttcaaatctataaacatgaaaagacaaaaagaaataaaccgACAGATCTGAGACAAAACTACGTAAATATATGTCCAGGTTAAAAAAACCAAATCAGATCATTTAAACTGTTAGGacatgcaaaaaaaatcaaaccatagtCCAAAGTCCC includes:
- the LOC121236634 gene encoding uncharacterized protein LOC121236634, translating into MGYYLANGIYPKWSTFVKTIPSPRGNKKKHFTAVQESARNDVEHAFGVLQQRFAILHGPSRMFKIKYLTNIMKVCVILHNMIIENEHDDNLVPNIEYDQLDDEVPKLSRNRTTELMDFIQCHHQIKDMSAHHQLQAYLIEHQ